GTCGCGCACATCATGTCCTGTTCGCCGGTGCGGCCGATTTGCGCAAGTTCCGCGCGCAGCGTCGCCGACGGCAGGCGGCCGCGTGCTGCACGCGCCAGTGCCGCAAACGTCGGTTCGAGTGCGCGCGCCGAACGCAGCATCAGCGGCAGGTTCAGATCGTGATGCGCGCCGCTGCCGCGCGCATCGACGAGTGCGGGCTTCGGCGTGAGCTGCGCTTCTTCGATCAGCGATTCGACGGCGAAGTGGGCGAGCGTTGCATGGGACAGGCGCGGGTCGTTCGCGCGATATGAGCCGCGACCCTGGGCACGCGTGAACCTGCCCGCTTCGAGCGGGGTGGCGAGGTGCAAGGCCATCGCGTCACCAGCTGCGGAAACGCGCGGGCGGCGCATAGAGCCCCCCCGACCACGTGACGAGATCGTCGATGCTGCGCGCCGCGAGCAGCGAGCGCTTCGCTTCGCCGCGCCGGATGCCGAGGTCTTCCGGATAGGCGACGATGCCGCGCCGGCGCAATTCCGCCGTCTTCTCCGGCTTCGCGCGCAGGCCGATCGGCGTCACGCCCGCGACGGCCGCAATCGCTGCGCGCCGTTCGTCGATGCCTTCCGCCTTGTGCAGATGCGCGATGCCCTCTTCCGTCACGACATGGCTGACGTCGTCGCCGTAGATCATCACGGGCGCAATGGGCATGCCGCTCTTCGCGCCGACGGCGACGGCGTCGAGTTCATCGACGAAAGTCGGCTCGCCGCCTTTCTTGTACGTTTCGGCCATCTGCACGACGAGCTTCTTGCCGCGCGACACAGGCCCCTGATCTTTCAGCAGCTTGAGCCACGCTTCGCTCGAATGGCGGCGGCCGCGCGGATCGTGACCCATGTTCGGCGCACCGCCGAAGCCCGCGAGCCGCCCGCGCGTCACCGTCGACGAATTGGCGTCGCCGTCGATCTGCAGCGTCGAGCCGATGAACAGATCGACGCCGTACTGCCCTGCGAGCTGGCATAGCACGCGGTTTGAGCGCAGCGTGCCGTCGTTGCCTGTGAAGAACACGTCCGGGCGCGCCTCGATATACGCCTCCATGCCGACCTCGCTGCCGAAGCAATGCACGCTGTCGACCCAGCCGGATTCGATCGCGGGAATCAGGGTGGGGTGCGGATTGAGCGTCCAGTTGCGGCAGATCTTGCCCTTGAGTCCGAGCGATTCGCCGTATGTGGGCAGCAGCAACTCGATCGCGGCCGTGTCGAACCCGATGCCGTGATTCAGCGAGCTCACGCCATACGGCTCGTAGATGCCCTTGATGACCATCATCGCGGTGAGCACCTGCAGGTCGCCGATATGACGCGGATCGCGCGTGAACAGCGGTTCGACGGCGAACGGACGGTCGGCCTGCACCACGACGTCGACCCACGACGCGGGAATATCGACGCGGGGCAACTCATCGACGATCTCGTTGACCTGCACGATAACGATGCCATGCCGGAACGCGGCGGCTTCGGCGATGGTCGGCGTGTCTTCCGTATTCGCGCCCGTGTAGAGATTGCCGCGCCGGTCGGCCTTTTCCGCGCACAGCAGCGCGACGTTCGGCGTCAGGTCGACGAACATGCGCGCATAGAGTTCGACGTACGTATAGATTGCGCCGATTTCGAGCTGGCCATCTTCGAGCAGTTGCGCAACGCGCAGGCTCTGCGGGCCGGCGAACGAAAAATCGACCTTGTGCGCGATGTTCTTTTCGAACAGTGTCAGATGTTCGGGGCGGCTGATGCTCGAAATCAGCAGATGCACGTCGTGCACCTTCTGCGGATTTACCTTCGCCAACGAGCGCGACAGAAAGTCCGCCTGCTTCTGGTTGTCGCCTTCCAACGCGACACGATCGCCGGGGCAAATCAGCGTTTCGAGGGCGTCGACGATCCGGTTCGCAGGCAGGATGCCGTCTTCGAGCCAAGGTTCGATCGCGGCTAGCCTGCGCCGCTTCTCATCGCGTTTGGTGGTCCAGGAGCGCATCGCGGGCGTACTTGCTGATTGCGCCAGTTCGAACTTGGCTGACTCGAGTCGCTGATTCATCGGTGCTTCAACTCCCGATAGTGGTTGGAGTGCGCGCCGGCCGCCCGCGCTTTCTGCGCGGCGCGGCCGCGGCGGCTTCTGCTTGCGCGCGTTCCGTCAAGAAACGGTAGACCAGTTCGCCCGTGCCCAGCAGGTGAGCCGAGATGAGCGACTGGGCGACGGCGACGTCCTTGCGCTCGACGGCGGCAAGGATCGCCAGGTGTTCGGCGTCGGACTCGCCCTTGTAGGCGGGCAAGCCGAATTTCAGCCTCAGATAGCGCTCGCCGCGCCGGTGCAGCGCCGCGATCATCTCGGCGAGTTGCGGTCGATTGGCGGGCGCAT
This Paraburkholderia phymatum STM815 DNA region includes the following protein-coding sequences:
- the mdcA gene encoding malonate decarboxylase subunit alpha; the protein is MNQRLESAKFELAQSASTPAMRSWTTKRDEKRRRLAAIEPWLEDGILPANRIVDALETLICPGDRVALEGDNQKQADFLSRSLAKVNPQKVHDVHLLISSISRPEHLTLFEKNIAHKVDFSFAGPQSLRVAQLLEDGQLEIGAIYTYVELYARMFVDLTPNVALLCAEKADRRGNLYTGANTEDTPTIAEAAAFRHGIVIVQVNEIVDELPRVDIPASWVDVVVQADRPFAVEPLFTRDPRHIGDLQVLTAMMVIKGIYEPYGVSSLNHGIGFDTAAIELLLPTYGESLGLKGKICRNWTLNPHPTLIPAIESGWVDSVHCFGSEVGMEAYIEARPDVFFTGNDGTLRSNRVLCQLAGQYGVDLFIGSTLQIDGDANSSTVTRGRLAGFGGAPNMGHDPRGRRHSSEAWLKLLKDQGPVSRGKKLVVQMAETYKKGGEPTFVDELDAVAVGAKSGMPIAPVMIYGDDVSHVVTEEGIAHLHKAEGIDERRAAIAAVAGVTPIGLRAKPEKTAELRRRGIVAYPEDLGIRRGEAKRSLLAARSIDDLVTWSGGLYAPPARFRSW